Sequence from the Natronomonas marina genome:
CTCACAGTCGAGGGCGTCCTTGACGTCCGCTCGAAGCCCCGGTACCGAGGTGAACGGTTCGCCGCCGCCGACGAACGTGTCGACCGACGCCCCGTTGGCGCCGATCTTCAGCGCGTAGCTCGGGTTCCCCACGAGTACGTCCACGTCGTACTCGTCGATGACGGCCGCGGCTTGCTCGGAGTCCCCCGGCCCGATGGGGATGACCTCCGCGCCGACCGCTTCGAGTCCCCTGTGGAGGAGGATGCCGGTCCCGAACAGGTGGTAGCCGAACGTGTTCAGAACCCGGTCGCCGGGGCCGATCCCGATCCGTTCGAAGACGCGTTCGTGGACCCCGGTCTGGTAGTCGAGGTCCTCGGCCGCATCGAACACCGGAAAGAGGTCGTCCCCGACCGGCGTAAACGAGAGCATGACCCCGTCCGGCGCCACCGATCCCTCGGGGCCGTGTGCTTCGCGGTCGCGGAGGAACTCCTCGGCGGTGGTGTAGGGGATCGAGCGGAACGCCTCCCAGGAGTCGACCGCACCGGGCTCGACGCCCGCCTCCTCGAAGAGATCCGCATAGAGGTCGTACTCGGCGACGCGCTCCAGCTGTCGGCGTACCGATTCGAGAGTCTCGGTGGAGTACAGCGACATACCGCAACCTGACGCGGGAAAGCACAAAAAGCTATGCCGCCGCCGTGACCGAAAGCGAGCGGGTCAGTACGACTTGGGGAGCCCCAGTTCCTCCTCGGCGACGTGGTTCAGGATCATCTCCTCGCTCACGGGAGCGATGCGCAGATGGCGGACGTAGGAGGTCATCGCCGCGACGCCCATCTCCCGACTCAGGCTCATCCCGCCGAAGGTGGTCGTCGCCGCTTCGCAGGCCTCCCACCCGCTTTTCGCACAGAGGAAGTTCCCGATGTTCGAGGCGGCGCCGGCCGGTTCGCCGTTGTCGTAGAGCCACGCTGCCTTGGTATTCATCAGTCTCGACGCCTGTAGCTCGGCGTGGGCTTCGGCGAGTTTGTGCTGGATGCCCTGGTGGCTGCCGATCGGGGCGTCGAAGACCTCGCGTTCGTTCGCGTACTCGGCGGCCTTCTCGATCGCGTATCGGCCCGTCCCGGCGGCACACGCCGCCGTCGTGATCCGCTCCGTGTTGAGAGTATCGAATATTTGATGGAACCCCTCGTGCTCGTCGCCGACCATGTCGTCCTCGTGGACGCGGACGCCGTCGAGGTGGAGGTTGTACGTCCTGTCGGGGAAGTACCCGTCCAGCGGGATGTTCTCGTACTCGACGTTCGGGTCATCCGGGTCGACGAGGAAGATCGAGAACCCGTGGCTCGGCCGTTCGGCCTCCTCCGGGGGGACCGTCCTCGCAAGAAGGGTGATCCGCTCGGCCTCCGCGGCACCGGAACACCAGGTCTTCTGTCCGTCGATGACGTACTCGTCGCCGTCCCGCTCGGCGGTCGTCGAGATACTCGTCGTGTTCAACCCCGAGTCGGGCTCGGTCACGCCGAGCGCCCACCGGGCGTCGCCGGACGCCAGCTGCGGGAGCCACCGCTCTTTCTGTGCTTCGGTCCCGTGTGCGGCGAGCGTCTCCCCGCCGAACAGCGGCGAAAGGACGAACTGGATCGTTATCGGCCAGCCCCCGTTGGCGCCGACCTCCTCGATCACCATTGCGAGTTCCTGCATTCCCATCCCCTGGCCGCCGTACTCCTCGGGGATCGCAACGCCAAGCCACCCGTGTTCGCCGAGGTCCTGCCACACCTCGGTCGGGTAGCTGTCGCTCG
This genomic interval carries:
- a CDS encoding phenylacetate--CoA ligase family protein, whose protein sequence is MSLYSTETLESVRRQLERVAEYDLYADLFEEAGVEPGAVDSWEAFRSIPYTTAEEFLRDREAHGPEGSVAPDGVMLSFTPVGDDLFPVFDAAEDLDYQTGVHERVFERIGIGPGDRVLNTFGYHLFGTGILLHRGLEAVGAEVIPIGPGDSEQAAAVIDEYDVDVLVGNPSYALKIGANGASVDTFVGGGEPFTSVPGLRADVKDALDCETAVDYFATRRVAPVAVECRGENGLHVVSENAVVEVIDPDTEEVLPPGERGELVVTHVNKRGSPLVRYRTGDLAELRTETCSTCGASLTLPQGVIGRTDDRIKVKGVKIYPGSIETVLAGTDGLSGEYRIEVSRPESTDHLRLVCEGTPEVPVDRLQEAIAERLLVSLDDLEIVDDLEGETGTVDERY
- a CDS encoding acyl-CoA dehydrogenase family protein encodes the protein MVDFSDSEIERMIRSSIQDLMEKYDESYWAEIRASDSYPTEVWQDLGEHGWLGVAIPEEYGGQGMGMQELAMVIEEVGANGGWPITIQFVLSPLFGGETLAAHGTEAQKERWLPQLASGDARWALGVTEPDSGLNTTSISTTAERDGDEYVIDGQKTWCSGAAEAERITLLARTVPPEEAERPSHGFSIFLVDPDDPNVEYENIPLDGYFPDRTYNLHLDGVRVHEDDMVGDEHEGFHQIFDTLNTERITTAACAAGTGRYAIEKAAEYANEREVFDAPIGSHQGIQHKLAEAHAELQASRLMNTKAAWLYDNGEPAGAASNIGNFLCAKSGWEACEAATTTFGGMSLSREMGVAAMTSYVRHLRIAPVSEEMILNHVAEEELGLPKSY